The following is a genomic window from Candidatus Cloacimonadota bacterium.
GTAAAAGGAAGGATTTTTAACATGTTGACCTGGATTATTTATGACATCGTAAAAAATAAAACAAGGACCAAGATATCTAAGATGTGCGAAGAAGCAGGTATCTATAGAGTACAAAAATCTGTATTTCTCGGTGATCTGAATAATGCCGAATTGAAAGAGATCCATCAAAAAATTATTGATCTGATAAATCCTAAGAAGGATTCTGTGTATATTTTCCCGATGTGTGAAAAAGATTTTAAATCCTGTA
Proteins encoded in this region:
- the cas2 gene encoding CRISPR-associated endonuclease Cas2; this translates as MLTWIIYDIVKNKTRTKISKMCEEAGIYRVQKSVFLGDLNNAELKEIHQKIIDLINPKKDSVYIFPMCEKDFKSCKLLGQAFDKELVKHDLLALIT